One Candidatus Omnitrophota bacterium DNA window includes the following coding sequences:
- a CDS encoding winged helix-turn-helix transcriptional regulator yields the protein MPRPRQGLGIFRQRTYPMLLEALFSSKVRVKLLKHILNHPTQKFYLRGLERELNESATPLRRELLRLEKTGLLYTEDEANVKYYVLNRQMPHYEALARLFDAPVPGGQLGAELGVHLGAEHGAQLGTEHPEPEVQPRPQVAKYLRRIALTLAAGVALAAAFNVGAVYLLWDRELDSPAAKALVESGEQVQVETASKPVPVPESIASVSEQSPTRGKRFKLEYGTWK from the coding sequence GTGCCCAGACCCCGCCAGGGTTTGGGCATTTTTCGTCAAAGGACGTATCCGATGCTTCTCGAGGCGCTCTTCAGTTCAAAAGTCCGAGTCAAACTCCTCAAGCACATCCTCAATCACCCCACCCAGAAGTTCTATCTGCGCGGCCTCGAAAGGGAACTCAATGAATCAGCCACTCCTTTACGTCGGGAGCTCCTTAGGCTGGAGAAGACAGGCCTGCTTTATACCGAAGACGAGGCGAACGTGAAGTATTACGTATTGAACCGCCAAATGCCGCATTACGAAGCACTGGCCCGGCTTTTTGACGCCCCCGTGCCTGGTGGTCAGCTTGGTGCTGAACTTGGTGTTCACCTTGGTGCTGAACACGGTGCTCAGCTGGGTACTGAACACCCGGAGCCGGAGGTGCAGCCCAGGCCCCAGGTGGCCAAGTACCTGCGCCGCATCGCGCTGACTCTTGCGGCCGGCGTCGCATTGGCCGCAGCCTTTAATGTGGGCGCGGTTTATCTTCTTTGGGATCGGGAATTGGATTCTCCCGCAGCCAAGGCTCTGGTCGAGTCTGGCGAACAGGTGCAGGTAGAGACCGCTTCTAAGCCGGTCCCTGTGCCTGAGAGCATTGCGTCGGTTTCGGAGCAGAGTCCAACTCGGGGCAAACGTTTCAAATTGGAGTACGGGACATGGAAGTAG
- a CDS encoding adenylosuccinate synthase — protein MSSRTIVVGAQWGDEGKGKIIDLMAKDADMVVRFQGGNNAGHTVIVGEKEFIFHLLPSGVLRPKTVCVIGNGVVVNPEALLNEVDRVTEAGISLDGRLWVSQGAHIILPYHLAYDRLIEAGAGDAKIGTTKRGIGPCYADKVARKGIRLADLLDKSAFRSRLEDVLAEKQKVVKALFNYSGPEFDIEDTYRQYSEIAERLRPFACDTAVLINRAIREDKNILFEGAQGALLDVDHGTYPYVTSSNATAGGACPGTGVGPTRIDKVVGVAKAYTTRVGEGPFPTQFEGDLLEKVRGWGNEFGATTGRPRRCGWFDGVVAKHSALVNGMDELVITKLDVLDHLDSLKICTAYEVDGRIYETLPPLASLLWKAVPVYEEMPGWKQDTSKTCEAQSFEDLPENAKAYLHRLEELTETKVSLISVGSDRDKTFAVA, from the coding sequence ATGAGTTCCAGAACGATTGTCGTTGGCGCGCAATGGGGGGACGAGGGCAAAGGAAAGATTATTGACTTGATGGCCAAAGATGCGGATATGGTCGTGCGTTTTCAAGGCGGGAACAACGCAGGCCATACCGTTATTGTCGGCGAAAAGGAGTTCATTTTTCACCTGCTGCCTTCGGGTGTGTTGCGGCCTAAGACCGTCTGTGTGATCGGCAACGGAGTGGTTGTTAACCCCGAGGCCCTTCTGAACGAGGTGGACCGGGTTACGGAGGCCGGGATTTCTCTGGATGGCCGGCTTTGGGTGAGCCAAGGCGCGCATATCATCCTCCCGTATCACTTGGCCTACGACCGGTTGATTGAGGCCGGGGCCGGCGATGCCAAGATCGGTACCACCAAACGCGGCATTGGGCCCTGCTATGCGGACAAGGTTGCGCGTAAGGGGATTCGCTTAGCCGATCTCCTGGATAAATCCGCATTTCGCAGCCGGCTCGAAGACGTTTTGGCTGAAAAGCAAAAGGTCGTCAAAGCGCTCTTTAATTATTCCGGTCCGGAATTCGATATCGAAGACACCTATCGCCAGTACTCCGAAATCGCCGAACGCCTGCGGCCCTTTGCCTGCGACACGGCAGTGCTCATTAACCGCGCAATTCGAGAAGACAAGAACATTCTCTTTGAAGGCGCGCAGGGAGCTCTCTTGGACGTGGATCACGGCACCTACCCCTATGTGACTTCTTCCAATGCCACGGCCGGAGGCGCTTGCCCGGGCACGGGTGTGGGCCCGACCCGTATCGACAAGGTCGTTGGCGTGGCCAAGGCCTACACCACGCGTGTCGGCGAGGGGCCCTTTCCGACACAGTTCGAGGGCGATCTCTTGGAAAAGGTTCGGGGCTGGGGCAATGAATTCGGCGCCACCACGGGCCGGCCGCGCCGTTGCGGTTGGTTTGACGGGGTTGTGGCCAAGCACTCCGCACTTGTTAACGGTATGGATGAGCTGGTCATCACCAAACTCGATGTGCTCGATCACCTGGATTCTCTTAAAATTTGCACAGCCTACGAGGTGGATGGCCGGATCTACGAAACCTTGCCGCCTCTTGCGAGCCTTCTTTGGAAGGCCGTGCCAGTCTATGAGGAAATGCCGGGCTGGAAACAGGACACGAGTAAAACGTGTGAGGCCCAAAGTTTTGAGGATTTGCCGGAGAATGCAAAGGCCTATTTGCACCGGTTGGAGGAGTTGACAGAAACCAAGGTCTCCCTGATTTCGGTTGGATCGGATCGGGACAAGACCTTTGCCGTCGCGTAA
- the lptB gene encoding LPS export ABC transporter ATP-binding protein, with protein MDREVQIAPQEAVSSNGKYLLHAQGLAKSFGGRRVVDNADVTVGRGEIVGLLGPNGAGKTTTFYMVVGMLKPDKGRVVFGDREITRLPMYRRARHGIGYLSQEPSVFRKLTVEENITAILETLQISRKERKRRLERLLAELGLTHLGKSKAYTLSGGERRRLEITRALVTDPKLMLLDEPFSGVDPIAVFEAQQIIRQLREKGLGILLTDHNVRETLAITDRAYIMAEGKIMIDGTADDLINNPQARKMYLGEEFRM; from the coding sequence ATGGACAGAGAAGTTCAGATTGCACCACAGGAGGCGGTGAGCAGCAACGGGAAGTATCTGCTGCATGCGCAGGGCTTGGCCAAGAGCTTTGGCGGCCGCAGGGTGGTGGACAATGCGGATGTGACAGTCGGGCGGGGGGAGATTGTGGGGCTTTTGGGCCCTAACGGCGCCGGGAAGACCACGACTTTCTATATGGTTGTGGGTATGCTGAAACCGGATAAAGGCCGTGTGGTTTTTGGGGATCGCGAGATTACGCGTTTGCCCATGTATCGCCGCGCGCGGCATGGAATCGGCTATTTATCGCAGGAGCCTTCCGTTTTTAGGAAGCTCACGGTCGAAGAGAATATCACTGCCATTCTCGAGACTCTTCAGATTTCACGCAAGGAGCGCAAGCGCCGTTTGGAGCGTTTGCTTGCAGAACTTGGTCTCACGCATTTGGGGAAGTCGAAAGCTTATACGCTTTCCGGAGGGGAGCGCCGCCGCCTGGAGATTACCCGGGCCCTGGTGACGGATCCCAAGCTGATGCTTTTGGACGAGCCTTTTAGCGGCGTGGATCCGATCGCCGTGTTTGAGGCTCAACAGATTATCCGGCAATTGCGCGAAAAGGGATTGGGGATTCTTCTGACCGATCACAATGTGCGCGAGACATTGGCCATTACCGATCGTGCCTATATCATGGCGGAAGGCAAGATCATGATCGACGGGACGGCCGATGATTTAATCAACAATCCCCAGGCGCGCAAGATGTACCTTGGGGAAGAGTTTAGAATGTAA
- a CDS encoding bifunctional nuclease family protein: MEMELNKIRIDEKRGEQVIVLKEKAGDRLLPIVIGIMEATAIKMKVSNFQPPRPLTHDLLNNVIEELGSTLERVVVAKLEGNVFYAQLWVTRNGDKPLQIDARPSDAIALALRAGSPIWVSEDVLDQIGGTAQ, from the coding sequence ATCGAAATGGAACTCAACAAAATCCGGATTGACGAGAAGCGTGGGGAGCAAGTCATTGTGCTCAAGGAAAAGGCCGGCGACCGTCTGCTCCCGATTGTGATCGGCATTATGGAGGCCACGGCCATCAAGATGAAGGTTTCCAATTTCCAGCCTCCCCGGCCACTCACCCATGACCTGCTGAACAATGTGATCGAGGAACTGGGTTCCACCCTGGAGCGCGTGGTTGTGGCCAAGCTCGAAGGTAATGTGTTCTACGCCCAGCTCTGGGTGACTCGCAACGGAGACAAGCCCCTGCAGATAGACGCCCGGCCCAGTGACGCCATTGCCCTGGCACTACGGGCCGGTAGCCCGATATGGGTGAGCGAAGACGTCCTGGATCAGATAGGGGGCACTGCCCAGTAA
- a CDS encoding phosphoglycerate dehydrogenase: MTATKSLRVLISDALSPKGVEILEKEPGIKVDVLTDLTPEDLCKKIGEYHALVVRSGTKVTREVIEHGKKLQVIGRAGIGLDNVDAEAATASGIIVMNTPGGNTTSTCEHSVSMLCALARNIPQGTASVKQGKWERKKFQGVELYGKTLGVVGLGRIGSEVARRLQAFGMKVVAFDPHLPAERAKAMDIEPVALEDLLKVADFITIHVPLTPETKHLIGEKAFKKMKKGVRIVNCARGGVVDEAALLEALKSEKVAGAALDVFEKEPPEGNPLLKLDNVIATPHLGASTKEAQLGVAVDIAHQVCDALMGRGISNAVNMPSVDGETYRRLKPYLLLGEALGSLQAQLGDSPISEVRIEYAGEMISEDLSPVSIAVLKGVLATSVAEHVNFVNAPHIAKSRGVKVVESKVSEAETFANLISVEVVTSQGRSVVAGSVMAKNQPRIVQVNNHFVEIIPSGYMLLIGNLDKPGIVGAIGTILGKSKINIARMTNTTNRETADGSAITVINVDGEPSAAVLDEIAKVKYVTSVQLIRL; the protein is encoded by the coding sequence ATGACAGCGACAAAAAGCTTACGTGTTCTGATAAGTGATGCTCTGTCTCCAAAGGGAGTGGAAATTCTGGAAAAGGAGCCCGGGATCAAGGTGGATGTGCTTACGGATCTGACTCCTGAGGATCTCTGCAAAAAGATCGGGGAATACCATGCCCTTGTCGTGCGCAGCGGTACCAAGGTGACGCGCGAGGTTATTGAGCACGGGAAGAAATTACAGGTCATCGGGCGGGCCGGTATCGGTTTGGACAATGTGGATGCCGAAGCAGCAACTGCCAGCGGCATTATTGTCATGAATACACCCGGAGGGAACACCACTTCGACCTGCGAGCACTCGGTGAGCATGCTTTGTGCCCTGGCGCGGAATATTCCGCAGGGCACGGCTTCGGTCAAACAGGGGAAGTGGGAGCGCAAGAAATTTCAAGGAGTGGAGCTGTATGGCAAGACCCTTGGAGTGGTGGGCTTGGGCCGCATTGGCTCGGAGGTGGCCCGGCGCCTGCAGGCCTTTGGAATGAAAGTCGTGGCCTTTGACCCGCATTTGCCGGCAGAACGTGCCAAGGCCATGGATATCGAACCCGTGGCTTTGGAGGATTTGCTGAAGGTGGCGGATTTTATTACGATCCATGTGCCTCTCACGCCAGAGACCAAACATCTCATTGGGGAAAAAGCCTTCAAGAAGATGAAAAAGGGAGTGCGCATTGTCAATTGCGCGCGCGGGGGAGTCGTGGACGAGGCGGCGCTGCTCGAGGCTCTTAAGAGCGAGAAGGTTGCGGGGGCGGCTTTGGACGTATTTGAGAAGGAACCTCCGGAAGGCAATCCGCTTCTCAAATTGGACAATGTCATTGCTACCCCGCATTTGGGCGCCTCGACCAAAGAGGCACAGCTGGGTGTGGCTGTGGATATTGCGCATCAAGTGTGTGATGCCCTGATGGGCAGGGGCATCAGCAATGCGGTTAATATGCCTTCCGTAGACGGAGAAACTTACCGGCGTTTGAAGCCCTATCTTTTGTTAGGGGAGGCGCTGGGTAGCCTTCAAGCGCAGTTAGGGGACTCGCCCATCAGCGAGGTGCGTATTGAGTATGCCGGTGAGATGATTAGTGAGGATCTGTCGCCTGTGAGCATCGCGGTGCTCAAAGGGGTCTTGGCCACCAGTGTGGCTGAGCATGTCAACTTCGTGAATGCCCCTCACATTGCCAAGTCCCGCGGTGTTAAGGTGGTCGAATCCAAGGTCAGTGAGGCCGAGACCTTTGCCAACCTGATTAGTGTGGAGGTTGTTACCTCTCAGGGCAGGAGTGTGGTAGCGGGTTCGGTTATGGCCAAAAACCAGCCGCGTATTGTGCAGGTTAATAATCATTTTGTGGAGATTATTCCCAGCGGGTATATGCTGTTGATCGGCAACCTGGACAAGCCGGGTATTGTTGGCGCGATCGGTACGATTCTGGGCAAGTCCAAGATCAATATTGCGCGTATGACCAATACGACGAACCGCGAGACTGCCGACGGCAGCGCAATTACCGTGATCAATGTGGATGGCGAGCCCAGCGCAGCAGTATTGGACGAAATTGCCAAGGTCAAGTACGTGACTTCAGTTCAGTTGATCAGACTCTGA
- the clpP gene encoding ATP-dependent Clp endopeptidase proteolytic subunit ClpP has product MSVLVPMVVEQSSRGERAYDIFSRLLKDRIVFIGTPIDDGIANLIIAQMLFLQMEDSKKDISVYINSPGGSVTAGLAIYDTMQFLKPDVCTYCVGQAASMGAVLMAAGTAGKRFALPHARIMIHQPWGGVQGQASDISIQAKEILRMKDQINELLASHTKQPVEKITADTDRDYFMSAEEARDYGLVDEVVGESK; this is encoded by the coding sequence ATGTCCGTCCTAGTACCTATGGTGGTGGAGCAGTCCTCAAGAGGCGAACGCGCGTACGATATCTTTTCCCGTCTTCTCAAAGACCGGATTGTCTTTATCGGTACGCCCATTGATGATGGTATAGCCAACCTCATTATTGCCCAAATGCTCTTCCTCCAGATGGAGGACTCCAAAAAGGACATCAGTGTCTATATCAATTCGCCCGGTGGGTCGGTGACCGCCGGTCTTGCCATTTATGACACCATGCAGTTTCTCAAGCCGGATGTTTGCACCTATTGCGTGGGGCAGGCTGCCAGCATGGGCGCCGTTCTGATGGCTGCGGGGACTGCGGGCAAGCGTTTTGCTCTGCCGCACGCGCGTATCATGATCCACCAGCCCTGGGGCGGAGTCCAGGGCCAGGCTTCGGATATCAGCATTCAGGCCAAGGAAATCCTTCGAATGAAGGACCAGATCAACGAGCTCTTGGCGAGTCATACAAAGCAGCCGGTTGAAAAGATTACAGCGGATACGGATCGGGACTACTTCATGTCGGCCGAAGAAGCCCGTGACTACGGATTGGTAGATGAGGTTGTCGGCGAAAGCAAATAA
- the raiA gene encoding ribosome-associated translation inhibitor RaiA, protein MQISVTGHHFEVSQSIRDLMESRLEKLTKYSDHIHGANVTLTKEGYREIAEVTVHAEHRHVVGKAETTSMHASVEEAFGKIEASMRRAKDKAKDQKRRSNRADMSDDEDGEQEEQV, encoded by the coding sequence ATGCAGATTAGTGTGACGGGGCATCATTTTGAAGTTTCTCAGTCAATCCGTGACCTCATGGAAAGCCGGCTGGAAAAATTGACCAAGTATTCCGACCATATCCACGGCGCCAATGTGACACTTACCAAGGAAGGCTATCGCGAGATTGCCGAAGTCACGGTTCATGCCGAGCACAGGCATGTCGTGGGCAAGGCGGAAACGACCAGCATGCATGCTTCCGTAGAAGAGGCTTTTGGCAAGATCGAAGCCAGTATGCGGCGTGCCAAAGACAAGGCAAAGGACCAGAAGCGGCGTTCCAATCGCGCGGACATGTCCGACGATGAAGACGGAGAACAAGAGGAACAGGTGTGA
- a CDS encoding sodium-translocating pyrophosphatase, translating into MNSAFFSPFGALLALCFAAFLWTRIRSQDEGTERMQQIAGWVRDGAYAYLKRQYKVVGIFFGVAFVVLFGLAKGGLLPIFVPFAFLTGGFYSGLAGFIGMSVAVNSSARTASAARTSLNGALRVAFSSGSVMGMCVVGLGLLDLSCWFFFLNHHYANLEPVLRFQNVTSTMLCCSMGASAQAMFARLGGGIYTKAADVGADLVGKVEAGIPEDDPRNPAVIADNVGDNVGDVAGMGADLYESYVGSIVATMALGTVAFMSTGLSMVQISVPMAVASVGVLASIIGNFFVKTSEKADQNTLLKALRRGVFISSLVVAVVAYPVVRMALGPGMTGIYFAILAGLIAGIVIGLSTEYFTSSHYKPTRGIADAAETGPATVVIAGISVGMLSTLIPVLTVGAAILTAFHCAGGGESFSMGLYGVGIAAVGMLSTLGMTLATDAYGPVADNAGGNAEMAHLPPEVRERTDALDALGNTTAATGKGFAIGSAALSAMALIAAFRQEIAFRGVDLQLSLDRPDVLVGLFIGGMLPYLFCAFILKSVGRAAGAIVVEVRRQFREIAGLMEGKEGVEPDHARCVSIATTSAQKEMILPAALAFISPILVGLFLGVNAQVGLLTGVLVSGFVLAVFMANAGGAWDNAKKYIEEGHFGGKGSPSHKAAVSGDTVGDPFKDTAGPAINILIKLMSIVSIVFAGFILKFGFFK; encoded by the coding sequence ATGAATTCAGCATTCTTTTCCCCGTTTGGAGCACTTCTTGCCCTCTGTTTTGCCGCATTTCTCTGGACCCGCATTCGCTCGCAGGATGAAGGCACGGAACGCATGCAGCAAATTGCGGGTTGGGTTCGGGACGGGGCATATGCCTACCTCAAACGGCAGTATAAGGTTGTGGGCATCTTTTTCGGTGTAGCTTTTGTGGTGCTCTTTGGCTTAGCCAAGGGCGGACTCCTGCCGATCTTTGTGCCGTTTGCTTTCCTGACCGGCGGTTTTTATTCCGGTTTGGCAGGGTTCATCGGTATGAGTGTGGCCGTTAACTCCAGTGCGCGTACGGCCTCCGCAGCGCGCACCAGCCTCAACGGCGCGCTTCGGGTGGCATTTTCCAGCGGTTCGGTCATGGGCATGTGCGTGGTGGGGCTGGGGCTTCTCGATCTGAGTTGCTGGTTCTTCTTCCTCAATCACCATTATGCGAACTTGGAGCCTGTTCTGCGTTTTCAAAACGTGACGAGCACCATGCTCTGCTGCAGCATGGGCGCTTCAGCCCAAGCCATGTTTGCGCGCCTGGGTGGAGGCATTTACACCAAGGCCGCGGATGTGGGGGCTGACTTGGTGGGTAAGGTCGAGGCCGGGATTCCTGAGGACGATCCCCGCAACCCTGCTGTGATTGCCGATAATGTGGGCGATAACGTGGGCGATGTGGCGGGCATGGGAGCGGATCTTTACGAGTCCTATGTAGGTTCCATTGTGGCGACAATGGCGCTGGGAACCGTGGCTTTTATGAGCACAGGGTTAAGTATGGTTCAGATCTCTGTGCCTATGGCTGTGGCGTCTGTGGGCGTGTTGGCCTCGATTATCGGCAACTTTTTTGTTAAGACGAGCGAGAAGGCGGATCAGAATACGCTGCTCAAGGCCCTGCGCCGGGGCGTGTTTATCTCCAGCCTGGTGGTGGCTGTGGTGGCCTATCCAGTCGTGCGGATGGCCTTGGGCCCGGGCATGACCGGAATTTATTTTGCGATTTTGGCCGGCTTGATTGCAGGCATTGTGATCGGGCTTTCCACCGAGTATTTCACTTCCTCCCATTACAAGCCCACACGGGGCATCGCGGATGCAGCGGAAACCGGGCCTGCCACGGTCGTGATCGCCGGGATTTCAGTGGGCATGCTTTCCACTCTGATTCCGGTTCTAACCGTGGGCGCGGCAATTTTGACGGCATTTCACTGTGCAGGCGGGGGGGAGAGTTTCTCCATGGGGCTTTATGGAGTGGGCATTGCGGCCGTGGGGATGCTTAGTACCTTGGGCATGACTTTGGCCACGGATGCCTACGGCCCGGTGGCGGACAATGCCGGGGGCAATGCGGAAATGGCACACCTTCCCCCGGAAGTGCGCGAGCGCACGGATGCTTTGGATGCCTTGGGTAACACAACTGCAGCCACAGGCAAGGGTTTTGCCATTGGTTCGGCCGCGCTTTCGGCCATGGCTTTAATTGCTGCCTTTAGACAGGAGATTGCTTTCCGTGGAGTGGATCTCCAACTCAGCCTGGATCGCCCGGATGTTCTGGTGGGCCTTTTTATCGGGGGCATGCTGCCTTACCTGTTCTGTGCCTTTATCCTCAAATCCGTGGGCCGGGCTGCCGGGGCGATTGTGGTGGAAGTGCGCCGGCAGTTCAGGGAGATTGCCGGCTTAATGGAGGGTAAGGAAGGCGTCGAGCCTGATCATGCGCGCTGTGTGAGTATCGCCACGACTTCCGCCCAGAAGGAAATGATCCTGCCTGCCGCCCTGGCCTTTATTAGTCCGATCCTGGTGGGCCTGTTTCTGGGGGTGAATGCGCAGGTGGGGCTGCTTACCGGTGTGTTGGTCTCCGGGTTTGTCTTAGCCGTGTTTATGGCCAATGCCGGGGGCGCGTGGGATAATGCCAAGAAGTATATAGAGGAAGGCCATTTTGGCGGCAAGGGATCGCCCTCGCACAAGGCCGCGGTTTCGGGTGACACCGTAGGCGATCCGTTTAAGGATACGGCTGGTCCGGCGATTAACATCCTGATCAAGCTCATGTCGATTGTGTCGATTGTATTTGCCGGGTTTATCTTGAAATTCGGGTTCTTTAAATAG
- the lptC gene encoding LPS export ABC transporter periplasmic protein LptC — protein MSRVLFFIAAVFAAAVLLCPAWAKESNAPWEHGEGQWMESFAVSGYADDGQKKWDLRGATAQILDEVVELQEVVATSYGRISVTLTSEEGTLDQNQEDIQVRRNVVVTTSDGAQIFTELLNWQSAGEIASTPERVRMVREQVEIEGTGAKALPQEKYVELHKDVEVRAEPSTVITCMGAMEVRYGEENAVFNDNVHVQDDRGTMSSDILRVWFDPETKKVTKLSAEGNVKISRANTVTYCEKARYDTQDGRMILRGSPRVVLRDTQTDGLAIE, from the coding sequence ATGAGCCGTGTTCTCTTTTTCATTGCCGCGGTATTTGCCGCGGCCGTACTGTTGTGTCCTGCCTGGGCCAAAGAATCCAACGCACCTTGGGAGCACGGCGAAGGCCAGTGGATGGAGTCCTTTGCTGTTTCCGGTTATGCGGATGACGGCCAGAAGAAGTGGGATTTGCGCGGGGCCACGGCCCAGATCCTTGACGAGGTTGTTGAGCTGCAGGAAGTGGTGGCCACCTCTTATGGCCGGATCAGCGTGACCCTTACCAGTGAAGAGGGGACTCTGGACCAGAACCAGGAGGATATCCAGGTCCGGCGCAATGTGGTGGTGACTACCTCGGACGGGGCGCAGATTTTTACCGAGCTGCTGAACTGGCAATCCGCAGGAGAGATTGCTTCCACTCCCGAACGGGTTCGTATGGTGCGGGAGCAGGTGGAGATCGAGGGCACGGGTGCCAAAGCTCTTCCCCAAGAAAAATATGTGGAACTCCATAAGGATGTGGAGGTGCGCGCCGAGCCTTCAACGGTGATTACTTGTATGGGGGCTATGGAAGTGCGCTATGGCGAGGAGAACGCTGTCTTTAATGACAACGTCCATGTGCAGGATGACCGGGGCACAATGAGTTCCGACATTCTCAGAGTTTGGTTTGATCCGGAAACAAAGAAGGTAACGAAGCTGAGTGCCGAGGGGAATGTGAAGATCAGCCGTGCCAATACGGTGACCTATTGTGAAAAGGCCCGCTACGACACCCAGGACGGGCGCATGATATTGCGCGGTTCTCCGAGGGTGGTGCTAAGAGATACGCAGACTGACGGACTGGCGATCGAGTGA
- the tig gene encoding trigger factor, with product MTVKATVSKAENCKQVIQIELSPEEVVPRLEEIYKGLVPKAKVSGFRQGKAPLAMVKQVYRRTAEEELLRRVVPEFSYQAIEENEVDAVTSPRVSDVNLKEDQSLSFSAEIEVRPEIKLGAVRGIKLRRPEVEVKSERVDEVLQALREQNSELVNIEDRGAQYDDFALCRAEILVDGKPLHAAEEKWMRLAKVEKTSPEAGSPGDLISQALIGAVAGDEKEIAYTFPAEDPNKELAGKDSVLRIQLRRLALRKLPELNDDFARTVSEQSELSGLREEVLQQLQAEQERRAEHEVKSQLRQQIVEGAKMSAPPSLVAENKERLWKDTIQRFLSSGIGQDQIIQQQKEIDASIEKSATERVKWQFIVAHLAGEQKITASDESVAAKVEHFKEHAHTPQEKELWENWENNHDLVESIRFQLVEDKVFSYLLENAKIVEK from the coding sequence GTGACAGTGAAGGCAACGGTTTCCAAAGCAGAAAACTGCAAACAAGTCATTCAAATTGAATTGAGCCCCGAGGAAGTTGTTCCTCGCTTGGAGGAAATCTACAAGGGCCTGGTGCCCAAGGCCAAGGTTTCGGGATTCCGGCAAGGCAAGGCGCCTCTAGCCATGGTCAAGCAGGTGTATCGCCGGACTGCGGAAGAAGAATTGCTGCGCCGCGTCGTCCCGGAGTTTTCCTACCAGGCCATTGAAGAGAACGAGGTGGATGCGGTCACTTCACCGCGCGTTTCCGATGTGAATCTCAAAGAAGACCAGTCGCTGAGTTTCTCTGCGGAGATTGAGGTCCGGCCGGAGATCAAGCTCGGCGCCGTGCGGGGTATCAAACTCAGGCGCCCTGAGGTGGAAGTCAAGAGCGAGCGGGTGGACGAGGTGCTCCAGGCCCTGCGTGAGCAGAACTCCGAACTTGTCAATATCGAAGACCGCGGAGCTCAGTACGATGATTTTGCGCTGTGCCGTGCGGAGATCCTTGTGGACGGGAAACCCTTGCACGCGGCAGAAGAAAAATGGATGCGTTTGGCAAAGGTCGAGAAGACGTCGCCTGAGGCCGGCTCGCCCGGTGATCTGATCAGTCAGGCCTTAATCGGGGCTGTGGCCGGCGATGAGAAGGAAATAGCCTACACCTTCCCGGCAGAGGACCCCAACAAGGAATTGGCTGGAAAGGATTCGGTGCTTCGGATCCAACTCAGGCGTTTGGCCCTGCGCAAACTCCCGGAACTCAATGATGACTTTGCGCGCACAGTCTCCGAGCAAAGCGAGCTCAGCGGTCTGCGTGAAGAGGTTCTCCAGCAACTTCAGGCGGAGCAGGAACGCCGGGCAGAACACGAAGTCAAGTCCCAGTTACGCCAGCAAATCGTCGAAGGCGCCAAGATGTCGGCTCCTCCCAGTCTGGTGGCCGAAAACAAAGAGCGGCTTTGGAAAGATACAATTCAGAGATTCCTGAGTTCGGGGATCGGACAGGATCAGATCATTCAGCAGCAGAAGGAGATCGATGCCTCCATTGAAAAGTCTGCGACCGAGCGTGTGAAATGGCAGTTTATCGTGGCTCACCTGGCCGGAGAACAGAAGATTACCGCCTCGGATGAGTCTGTTGCGGCCAAGGTGGAGCATTTTAAAGAGCATGCGCACACCCCGCAAGAGAAGGAACTCTGGGAGAACTGGGAAAACAACCATGATTTAGTTGAGTCGATTCGATTTCAATTAGTGGAAGATAAGGTCTTTAGCTACTTGCTGGAAAACGCTAAAATCGTAGAAAAATAA